Proteins from one Arthrobacter sp. Soc17.1.1.1 genomic window:
- a CDS encoding FAD-binding oxidoreductase has translation MIDGAAFEELVAALPGRTSTTPADLTRYSRDQGPVLQAILPDAVVRARSVEDVQALLRWATRHGVPIVSRGAGSGVSGGAHATAGCVVLSLELMDRIVQVDPDDETAVVEPGVINADLNAAVARYGLMYAPDPASYRWSTLGGNVATNAGGLRCAKYGVTRDSVLALDVVLADGTLISTGHRTFKGVAGYDLTALITGSEGTLGVVVGITVRLRYLPRAVHTLAAFFDDFPQAAAGVLAIGRARVQPAILELLDGRTLEALDGAHGSDLRRRGGSLLLVQTDGYGAAAEADAVREVLTGLGAVISEEGSAEADRLIDLRRHSRGDEVDDLYRVGEDVAVPKSKLVPYVAALEDMALRHEVNLKVVAHAGDGNLHPTFWVERSEGPQAQERLEKALDESVTHALDLGGTITGEHGVGQYKRRWLAWEQSPEVIDLQARLKQVFDPANILNPGKAIVS, from the coding sequence ATGATCGACGGGGCCGCTTTCGAGGAGCTGGTCGCGGCGCTTCCCGGGCGGACCTCGACGACGCCGGCAGACCTGACCCGGTACTCGCGCGATCAGGGTCCGGTCCTGCAGGCGATCCTTCCCGATGCCGTCGTCCGAGCGCGTTCCGTCGAGGACGTACAGGCGCTTCTGCGGTGGGCGACGCGCCACGGCGTGCCGATCGTCAGCCGCGGCGCCGGCTCCGGGGTGTCCGGCGGCGCCCATGCGACGGCGGGCTGCGTCGTCCTGTCGCTGGAACTGATGGATCGGATCGTTCAGGTCGATCCCGACGATGAGACCGCGGTCGTCGAGCCGGGGGTGATCAACGCCGACCTGAACGCCGCGGTGGCCCGGTACGGACTCATGTACGCCCCTGATCCGGCGAGTTACCGGTGGTCCACCCTCGGCGGGAACGTGGCCACCAATGCGGGCGGCCTTCGCTGTGCGAAGTACGGCGTCACCCGTGACTCCGTGCTCGCCCTCGACGTCGTCCTGGCCGACGGTACGCTCATCTCGACCGGCCACCGGACCTTCAAGGGTGTGGCGGGCTACGATCTCACGGCACTGATCACGGGGTCGGAGGGCACTCTCGGGGTCGTCGTCGGGATCACGGTGCGGCTTCGCTACCTGCCCCGGGCCGTCCACACGCTGGCGGCCTTCTTCGACGACTTCCCGCAGGCGGCCGCCGGGGTCCTCGCGATCGGACGTGCCCGGGTCCAGCCGGCGATCCTCGAACTCCTGGACGGCAGGACCCTCGAGGCGCTCGACGGCGCGCACGGCTCGGACCTCCGGCGCCGGGGCGGCTCGCTGCTGCTGGTGCAGACCGACGGGTACGGAGCCGCGGCGGAGGCGGACGCGGTCAGGGAAGTGCTCACCGGCCTGGGTGCCGTGATCAGCGAGGAGGGGTCGGCGGAGGCGGACCGCCTGATTGACCTGAGACGGCACAGCAGGGGTGACGAGGTCGACGACCTGTACAGGGTGGGGGAGGACGTCGCCGTCCCGAAATCGAAGCTCGTGCCGTACGTGGCGGCACTCGAGGACATGGCCCTCCGTCACGAGGTGAATCTCAAGGTCGTGGCGCACGCCGGGGACGGCAACCTGCACCCGACGTTCTGGGTGGAGCGGAGCGAGGGACCCCAGGCGCAGGAGCGCCTGGAGAAGGCGCTGGACGAATCGGTGACGCACGCGCTCGACCTCGGCGGGACGATCACGGGGGAGCACGGCGTGGGTCAGTACAAGCGCCGCTGGCTCGCCTGGGAGCAGTCGCCGGAGGTCATCGACCTGCAGGCCCGCCTCAAGCAGGTGTTCGACCCCGCCAACATCCTCAATCCAGGCAAGGCGATCGTGTCCTGA
- a CDS encoding DUF4190 domain-containing protein — MTENDPGSQGSSPYGQQNQPQYGQNQPQYGQQNQPQYGEQSASPYGQGQSPYGQQAQYGTGPGSYPGQQGYQGQAAATPGRTLGIVGFILAILIAPVGLVISIIAFVQSRKAKTGNGFALAGIIIGAVFTVLGAILIAVIASFAADLAGQIIEACEGLPSGSPVTVQGQTTTCP; from the coding sequence ATGACCGAGAACGACCCGGGATCGCAGGGCAGCTCGCCCTACGGCCAGCAGAACCAGCCCCAGTACGGGCAGAACCAGCCCCAGTACGGCCAGCAGAACCAGCCGCAGTACGGCGAGCAGAGCGCATCGCCCTACGGCCAGGGGCAGTCGCCCTACGGCCAGCAGGCTCAGTACGGCACGGGGCCGGGCAGCTACCCGGGACAGCAGGGCTACCAGGGCCAGGCCGCGGCGACCCCGGGCCGCACGCTCGGTATCGTCGGCTTCATCCTCGCCATCCTGATCGCCCCGGTCGGTCTGGTCATCAGCATCATCGCCTTCGTGCAGTCCCGGAAGGCGAAGACGGGCAACGGGTTCGCCCTTGCCGGCATCATCATCGGCGCGGTGTTCACGGTCCTCGGCGCCATCCTCATCGCCGTCATCGCGAGTTTCGCCGCCGATCTGGCCGGACAGATCATCGAGGCCTGCGAGGGCCTGCCGTCGGGTTCGCCCGTCACCGTCCAGGGCCAGACGACGACCTGCCCGTAG
- a CDS encoding DUF4032 domain-containing protein: MTETSNAQWHDEPTDYDQTGKLPRLRPASAETPNLGSLNITAAATDPELLDLPWHVALEQWPASALAALPRGISRHIVRFAHLGGSVIAVKETSEHVARHEYHMLRKLQRLDVPCVEPVAVISGRTTPEGDELDPVLVTRHLKFSLPYRALFSQTLRRDTLTRLIDAQALLLVRLHLIGFYWGDVSLSNTLFRRDAGSFAAYLVDAETGELYPELSTGQREYDLEIARVNIAGELMDLAEGGLIEEKVDPLATSELIMDSYRRLWTELTEKESFELGERWRVGARIRRLNELGFDVEEYAIKTAANGTQIQLQPKVVDAGHHSRRLLRLTGLDAQENQARRLLNDMDAYRADSNPSLDEEFSAHLWVNEVFEPIVRAVPRELGGKLEPAQVVHEVLEHRWYMSERQDRNVPLAEAVQSYLDDELRHRRDEAAIMLTADARTIGIDEDSEYNDN; this comes from the coding sequence ATGACCGAGACCTCGAACGCCCAGTGGCATGACGAGCCGACCGACTACGACCAGACGGGCAAACTGCCGAGACTGCGTCCCGCGTCGGCGGAGACCCCGAACCTCGGGTCGCTGAACATCACCGCGGCGGCCACCGATCCCGAACTCCTCGACCTCCCCTGGCACGTCGCCCTGGAGCAGTGGCCCGCCAGCGCCCTCGCCGCCCTCCCCCGCGGGATCTCACGGCACATCGTGCGCTTCGCGCACCTCGGCGGATCCGTGATCGCCGTCAAGGAGACCAGCGAACACGTCGCACGGCACGAGTACCACATGCTCCGGAAGCTGCAGCGGCTGGACGTGCCCTGCGTGGAGCCCGTCGCCGTCATCTCCGGCCGCACCACCCCCGAGGGCGACGAGCTCGACCCCGTCCTCGTCACCCGGCACCTGAAGTTCTCGCTCCCCTACCGGGCGCTGTTCTCCCAGACCCTCCGTCGTGACACGCTGACCCGCCTCATCGACGCACAGGCGCTGCTCCTGGTCCGCCTCCACCTGATCGGGTTCTACTGGGGCGACGTGTCCCTCTCCAACACCCTGTTCCGACGCGACGCGGGATCCTTCGCCGCATACCTGGTCGACGCCGAGACCGGCGAGCTGTACCCCGAGCTCTCCACCGGGCAACGCGAGTACGACCTCGAGATCGCCCGCGTCAACATCGCCGGCGAGCTGATGGACCTCGCCGAGGGCGGCCTGATCGAGGAGAAGGTGGACCCGCTGGCGACGAGCGAGCTCATCATGGACAGCTACCGCCGCCTCTGGACCGAGCTCACGGAGAAGGAGTCCTTCGAACTCGGCGAACGCTGGCGCGTCGGGGCCCGCATCCGACGCCTCAACGAGCTCGGCTTCGACGTCGAGGAGTACGCCATCAAGACGGCGGCCAACGGCACCCAGATCCAGCTCCAGCCCAAGGTCGTCGATGCAGGGCACCACAGCCGGCGCCTCCTCCGGCTGACCGGACTCGACGCACAGGAGAACCAGGCCCGGCGGCTCCTGAACGACATGGACGCCTACCGTGCGGACAGCAACCCGTCGCTCGACGAGGAGTTCAGCGCACACCTCTGGGTGAACGAGGTCTTCGAGCCGATCGTACGGGCCGTCCCGCGCGAGCTGGGCGGGAAGCTCGAGCCCGCCCAGGTGGTGCACGAGGTGCTGGAGCACCGGTGGTACATGTCGGAACGCCAGGACAGGAATGTCCCTCTGGCGGAGGCCGTGCAGTCCTACCTGGATGACGAGCTTCGGCACCGGCGCGACGAGGCGGCCATCATGCTGACGGCCGATGCCAGGACGATCGGCATCGACGAGGACTCGGAGTACAACGACAACTAG
- a CDS encoding ABC transporter ATP-binding protein — protein MATVTFDQATRLYPGTEKPAVDKLDIDIADGEFLVLVGPSGCGKSTSLRMLAGLEDVNSGRILIGDRDVTDVPPKDRDIAMVFQNYALYPHMSVADNMGFALKIAGVSKEERAERVREAAKLLDLEDYLDRKPKALSGGQRQRVAMGRAIVRNPQVFLMDEPLSNLDAKLRVQTRTQIASLTRRLGVTTVYVTHDQVEAMTMGDRVAVLKDGILQQVDTPRNLYERPKNVFVAGFIGSPAMNLLELPVADGGVIFGGIVYPVPGSVLDAAAGNTVTLGVRPEDLVVSATGEGLPVEVDVVEELGADAYIYGHTTLDGKDHDMVVRVDGRRPPMKGDTVFVRPEQGHVHLFDTTSGLRLAETV, from the coding sequence ATGGCAACGGTAACGTTTGACCAGGCCACGCGCCTGTACCCGGGCACCGAGAAGCCCGCCGTCGACAAGCTCGACATCGACATCGCCGACGGCGAATTCCTCGTCCTCGTAGGACCCTCCGGTTGCGGCAAGTCCACCTCCCTGCGCATGCTCGCCGGGCTGGAGGACGTGAACTCCGGACGCATCCTCATCGGCGACCGCGACGTCACCGACGTCCCCCCGAAGGATCGCGACATCGCGATGGTCTTCCAGAACTACGCCCTCTACCCCCACATGTCGGTCGCCGACAACATGGGCTTCGCCCTGAAGATCGCGGGCGTCTCCAAGGAGGAGCGTGCGGAGCGCGTCCGCGAGGCCGCCAAGCTCCTCGACCTCGAGGACTACCTGGACCGCAAGCCGAAGGCCCTCTCCGGTGGCCAGCGTCAGCGTGTCGCCATGGGCCGCGCCATCGTGCGTAACCCGCAGGTGTTCCTCATGGACGAGCCCCTGTCCAACCTCGATGCCAAGCTCCGCGTGCAGACCCGTACGCAGATCGCATCGCTGACCCGCCGCCTCGGCGTCACGACGGTCTACGTCACGCACGACCAGGTCGAGGCCATGACGATGGGTGACCGCGTCGCGGTCCTGAAGGACGGCATCCTCCAGCAGGTCGACACCCCCCGCAACCTCTACGAGCGTCCCAAGAACGTCTTCGTGGCCGGCTTCATCGGCTCACCCGCCATGAACCTCCTCGAACTGCCCGTCGCCGACGGCGGTGTCATCTTCGGTGGCATCGTCTACCCGGTCCCCGGCAGCGTCCTGGACGCCGCAGCGGGCAACACCGTCACGCTGGGTGTCCGTCCCGAGGACCTCGTCGTCTCCGCGACCGGTGAAGGACTGCCGGTCGAGGTCGACGTCGTCGAGGAACTCGGCGCCGACGCCTACATCTACGGCCACACCACGCTCGACGGCAAGGACCACGACATGGTGGTCCGCGTCGACGGTCGCCGTCCTCCGATGAAGGGCGACACCGTGTTCGTCCGCCCCGAGCAGGGCCACGTGCACCTGTTCGACACCACCAGCGGACTCCGCCTGGCCGAGACGGTCTAG
- the otsB gene encoding trehalose-phosphatase, which yields MAIDPELHAALRALAATPHLLVALDFDGTLAPLVERAEDARALPASAAAVRALAALPATTTALISGRALDSLRAVADPPPETMLIGSHGAETWTGPDGAPLALTPDQEDLRARAVDIVERTVDAHEGTRVEYKPAGVVLHTRTATDDVAEAAVASARAALERLEGLSVTDGKRVLEIAVVEADKGQGLSLLRRLTGATGVLFAGDDVTDENAQRTLGPDDLGIRIGSGPTAARFTVATPEDFSAVLHELVALREPGARS from the coding sequence ATGGCGATTGACCCGGAGCTGCACGCCGCTCTCCGCGCCCTCGCCGCCACACCGCACCTGCTCGTGGCACTGGACTTCGACGGCACCCTCGCCCCGCTCGTCGAGCGGGCGGAGGACGCGCGGGCCCTCCCCGCATCGGCCGCGGCGGTCCGCGCCCTGGCGGCGCTGCCCGCGACGACGACGGCGCTGATCTCGGGACGTGCCCTCGACAGCCTCCGGGCCGTCGCGGACCCTCCCCCGGAGACCATGCTGATCGGCAGCCACGGGGCGGAGACATGGACCGGCCCGGACGGCGCACCCCTCGCGCTGACACCTGACCAGGAGGACCTGCGGGCCCGGGCCGTCGACATCGTCGAGCGGACGGTCGACGCACACGAGGGGACCCGCGTGGAATACAAGCCTGCCGGCGTGGTCCTCCACACCAGGACGGCCACGGACGACGTCGCCGAGGCCGCCGTCGCGTCCGCCCGCGCCGCACTGGAGCGGCTGGAAGGCCTGAGCGTCACCGATGGCAAGCGCGTCCTCGAGATCGCGGTGGTCGAGGCGGACAAGGGGCAGGGCCTGAGCCTCCTCCGTCGTCTGACGGGCGCGACGGGTGTGCTCTTCGCGGGTGACGACGTCACCGACGAGAACGCCCAGCGCACGCTGGGCCCGGACGACCTCGGCATCAGGATCGGCTCCGGGCCGACCGCCGCCCGTTTCACCGTGGCCACGCCGGAGGACTTCTCGGCGGTGCTGCATGAACTCGTCGCCCTACGGGAACCGGGTGCACGCAGCTAG
- a CDS encoding alpha,alpha-trehalose-phosphate synthase (UDP-forming): MEPVLSAAQPSTTPGVTPPAAPEGQFGDFDFIVVSNRLAVDRVVDEHGESAWRRSPGGLVTALAPVMAKADGAWVGWHGAPDETLEPFDESNMRLVPVPLSAEEVELYYEGFSNATLWPLYHDVIASPEFHRTWWDSYRRVNERFAVATASVAAEGATVWVQDYQLQLVPKMLREARPDLKIGFFNHIPFPPLEIYAQLPWRRQVIEGLLGADLIGFQRPSDASNFLRCVRRFKGYTIKSQQVYVPADEATPAYVSRAEAFPISIDTASITELAHRPDVIERSREIRRELGDPQHILLGVDRLDYTKGIGHRLKAYGELLEDGAITVEDAALIQVASPSRERVEQYRLLREDIEGAVGRINGTHDTMKNTAIRYLHHSYPVEEMVALYLAADVMLVTALRDGMNLVAKEYVAARTGNTGMLVLSEFAGAADTLRQAILVNPHDIDGLKAAIVSAISMPKVEAMRRMRLMRRQVVQNDVERWSQAFLNALQSGSPTHGD, from the coding sequence ATGGAGCCAGTTTTGAGCGCAGCACAACCTTCGACCACACCGGGCGTCACGCCACCGGCCGCACCCGAGGGACAGTTCGGTGACTTCGACTTCATCGTGGTGTCCAATCGGCTCGCCGTCGATCGCGTCGTCGACGAGCACGGCGAGAGCGCGTGGCGCCGGTCCCCGGGCGGCCTCGTGACCGCCCTGGCGCCCGTGATGGCGAAGGCCGATGGCGCCTGGGTCGGCTGGCACGGCGCGCCGGACGAGACACTCGAGCCCTTCGACGAGTCGAACATGCGCCTCGTGCCCGTACCGCTCAGCGCCGAGGAGGTGGAGCTCTACTACGAGGGCTTCTCGAACGCCACCCTCTGGCCCCTGTACCACGACGTCATCGCCTCCCCGGAGTTCCACCGCACCTGGTGGGACTCCTACCGGAGGGTCAACGAGCGGTTCGCGGTGGCGACGGCGTCCGTCGCCGCCGAGGGCGCCACGGTGTGGGTGCAGGACTACCAGTTGCAGCTGGTGCCCAAGATGCTGCGGGAGGCGCGTCCGGACCTGAAGATCGGCTTCTTCAACCACATCCCCTTCCCCCCGCTGGAGATCTACGCCCAGCTGCCCTGGCGCCGCCAGGTCATCGAGGGCCTCCTCGGCGCCGATCTCATCGGCTTCCAGCGCCCGAGCGACGCCAGCAACTTCCTCCGCTGCGTGCGCCGGTTCAAGGGCTACACCATCAAATCCCAGCAGGTGTACGTGCCGGCCGACGAGGCGACCCCCGCCTACGTCTCCCGCGCCGAGGCGTTCCCCATCTCGATCGACACGGCGTCCATCACGGAACTGGCGCACCGCCCGGACGTCATCGAACGGTCCCGGGAGATCCGGCGTGAGCTGGGCGACCCCCAGCACATCCTGCTCGGCGTCGACCGCCTCGACTACACCAAGGGCATCGGGCACCGGCTCAAGGCCTACGGCGAACTGCTCGAGGACGGCGCCATCACCGTCGAGGACGCCGCCCTCATCCAGGTGGCCAGCCCGAGCCGCGAGCGCGTGGAACAGTACCGACTCCTCCGCGAGGACATCGAGGGCGCCGTGGGCCGCATCAACGGCACCCACGACACCATGAAGAACACGGCCATCCGCTACCTGCACCACAGCTACCCGGTCGAGGAGATGGTGGCTCTGTACCTCGCCGCCGACGTCATGCTCGTCACGGCGCTGCGCGACGGCATGAACCTCGTCGCCAAGGAGTACGTCGCCGCCCGCACCGGCAACACCGGCATGCTCGTCCTCAGCGAGTTCGCGGGCGCCGCGGACACGCTGCGGCAGGCGATCCTCGTGAACCCGCACGACATCGACGGCCTGAAGGCCGCGATCGTCTCGGCCATCTCCATGCCGAAGGTCGAGGCCATGCGACGCATGCGGCTCATGCGCCGCCAGGTGGTCCAGAACGACGTCGAACGCTGGTCGCAGGCGTTCCTCAACGCCCTCCAGTCCGGAAGCCCCACCCATGGCGATTGA
- the rsgA gene encoding ribosome small subunit-dependent GTPase A, with protein sequence MNTLEQYGFTDRIGGLFSFHFPGPISTEPARVIRSDRGRVLVASRHGILHLDGGSTLVTGDWAAVRPEGTVIGCLPRSSLLRRKRAYDPLSEAQVLGANIDLLGVVVPLDRPLSTNRLERTLVAAWDSGAVPIVVLTKADLSTRFNDVVAETVQRARGVEVLTTSAEDLDGLEELRGRIGAGQTLALLGPSGAGKSSLINALVGDPRRDTGEVRAGDARGRHTTTARELVPLGDGAVVMDTPGLRGFALWDAEAGLSEVFGDIEELFGGCRFRDCAHGSEPGCAVQAAIGSGALEERRWLSYRKMERELASLHRRQDAVEQRRHERSFQRVAREAALAKDHRNRFREGR encoded by the coding sequence TTGAACACTCTCGAGCAGTACGGCTTCACCGACCGCATCGGCGGTCTCTTCTCCTTCCACTTCCCCGGTCCGATCAGCACGGAGCCGGCGCGCGTGATCCGCTCGGACCGCGGCCGCGTGCTGGTCGCGTCGCGGCACGGCATCCTCCATCTCGACGGCGGGAGCACACTCGTCACCGGCGACTGGGCTGCGGTCCGGCCCGAGGGGACCGTGATCGGGTGCCTGCCCCGGTCCTCCCTCCTCCGGCGCAAGCGGGCGTACGACCCCCTGTCCGAGGCGCAGGTCCTCGGCGCGAACATCGACCTGCTCGGGGTGGTGGTCCCCCTCGACCGGCCGCTCTCGACGAACCGGCTGGAACGGACCCTCGTCGCGGCCTGGGATTCGGGCGCCGTGCCGATCGTCGTCCTGACGAAGGCCGATCTCAGTACCCGGTTCAACGACGTCGTCGCCGAGACCGTGCAGCGCGCCCGCGGCGTGGAGGTGCTCACGACGTCCGCGGAGGACCTGGACGGCCTCGAGGAACTGCGCGGAAGGATCGGCGCCGGGCAGACCCTGGCCCTGCTCGGTCCCTCCGGCGCCGGCAAGTCGAGCCTGATCAACGCCCTGGTGGGCGATCCCCGCCGGGACACCGGCGAGGTCCGGGCCGGGGACGCGAGGGGCCGGCACACGACGACGGCGCGCGAGCTGGTACCCCTCGGCGATGGTGCGGTGGTGATGGACACGCCGGGACTGCGCGGCTTCGCCCTGTGGGACGCCGAGGCGGGTCTGTCCGAGGTGTTCGGGGACATCGAGGAGCTGTTCGGGGGCTGCCGCTTCCGCGACTGCGCGCACGGCAGCGAACCGGGGTGCGCCGTGCAGGCCGCCATCGGGTCGGGGGCGCTGGAGGAGCGGCGCTGGCTGAGCTACCGGAAGATGGAGCGCGAGCTCGCGAGCCTCCACCGGAGACAGGACGCCGTCGAACAGCGCCGCCACGAGCGGTCGTTCCAGCGGGTGGCCCGTGAGGCGGCCCTGGCGAAGGACCACAGGAACCGTTTCAGGGAGGGCCGGTGA
- a CDS encoding tRNA-dihydrouridine synthase, with protein sequence MSPTSGARARRSSGVALGVTALLASALLTGCSPEGEVIDADYAKVCQDRTTEERAEDNRCSEQGVSSGLYGWYFLAMGAGRRSIPAVGAGLSGGTTSVPSGATSRAGVSPDGASSVSRGGFGSSNGTTGG encoded by the coding sequence ATGAGCCCCACTTCCGGCGCCCGGGCCCGCCGCAGTTCCGGCGTCGCCCTCGGTGTGACCGCACTGCTCGCCAGCGCCCTGCTGACCGGCTGCTCCCCCGAGGGCGAGGTGATCGACGCGGACTACGCCAAGGTGTGCCAGGACCGCACCACCGAGGAGCGGGCCGAGGACAACCGCTGCAGCGAGCAGGGGGTCTCCTCCGGGCTGTACGGCTGGTACTTCCTCGCGATGGGGGCCGGCCGCCGGAGCATCCCCGCGGTCGGTGCCGGCCTCTCCGGTGGCACGACCTCCGTCCCGTCGGGGGCGACCTCCAGGGCGGGCGTCAGCCCCGACGGGGCGTCGTCCGTGTCGCGCGGCGGGTTCGGCAGCAGCAACGGCACCACGGGCGGCTGA
- a CDS encoding glutathionylspermidine synthase family protein, whose translation MRRRASTRRPDWREKIESVGLIYSTTITPDRGAIEYWHEDAYYEFEMSEVEALENVTEELHRMSLEAARYLATGAMGTIGIGRDALRLAAESLATSDPAVYGRFDLAYDGHGPAKLLEYNADTPTGLIEASLAQYYWLQDVRPGNDQWNGIHEALVASWQKLYAASGLTTLHVAHTEVEPSGEDWMTAAYMRDVAMQGGWTTVGINMSDIGWDAASKLFVDLGNQPISTMFKLYPWELMIKEDFGRHVLAWPTSTRWIEPAWKMLLSTKALLAALWHLYPDHPNLLPAYLDSPRELSEWVAKPLHGREGDNIRVHAHGIEIEQPGDYGAEGWCYQAWHPLPSMDGNRPVLGCWVVDGESVGVGIRESDGYITDYFCRFVPNIINAPAPVTPG comes from the coding sequence GTGAGGCGACGAGCGTCCACCCGCCGGCCGGACTGGCGGGAGAAGATCGAGAGCGTCGGGCTCATCTACTCCACCACCATCACGCCCGACCGCGGCGCCATCGAGTACTGGCACGAGGACGCCTACTACGAGTTCGAGATGAGCGAGGTGGAGGCCCTCGAGAACGTCACCGAGGAGCTGCACCGGATGTCGCTCGAGGCCGCCCGTTATCTCGCCACGGGCGCGATGGGCACCATCGGCATCGGTCGTGATGCGCTGCGCCTCGCCGCGGAATCCCTCGCCACGTCCGACCCCGCGGTCTACGGGCGGTTCGACCTCGCCTACGACGGCCACGGGCCCGCCAAGCTCCTGGAGTACAACGCGGATACGCCGACCGGCCTCATCGAGGCCTCCCTGGCCCAGTACTACTGGCTGCAGGACGTTCGGCCCGGTAACGACCAGTGGAACGGTATCCACGAGGCCCTCGTCGCCTCGTGGCAGAAGTTGTACGCCGCGTCCGGGCTGACCACGCTGCACGTCGCGCACACGGAGGTCGAACCGTCCGGGGAGGACTGGATGACGGCCGCGTACATGCGCGACGTAGCGATGCAGGGCGGCTGGACCACGGTCGGGATCAACATGAGCGACATCGGCTGGGATGCCGCCAGCAAGCTGTTCGTCGACCTGGGGAACCAGCCCATCTCCACCATGTTCAAGCTCTACCCGTGGGAGCTGATGATCAAGGAGGACTTCGGCAGGCACGTCCTGGCCTGGCCCACGTCGACCCGGTGGATCGAACCGGCGTGGAAGATGCTGCTCTCGACCAAGGCCCTGCTCGCGGCGCTGTGGCATCTGTACCCCGACCATCCGAACCTGCTGCCCGCCTACCTCGACTCGCCGCGCGAACTGTCCGAATGGGTGGCCAAGCCGCTGCACGGGCGCGAGGGAGACAACATCCGCGTCCACGCGCACGGCATCGAGATCGAGCAGCCCGGTGATTACGGGGCGGAGGGGTGGTGCTACCAGGCATGGCACCCGTTGCCGTCCATGGACGGCAACCGGCCCGTGCTCGGGTGCTGGGTGGTCGACGGCGAGAGCGTCGGCGTCGGTATCCGGGAATCCGACGGCTACATCACCGACTACTTCTGCCGGTTCGTGCCCAACATCATCAACGCCCCCGCTCCCGTCACCCCTGGGTGA